The proteins below are encoded in one region of Methanosarcina barkeri 3:
- a CDS encoding methylamine methyltransferase corrinoid protein reductive activase: MYGIALDLGTSGFRAQLIDLETKETLKTVITMGHPLPGGNVMDHLDFAITTGEDVAHEVIIETIRRMFLRFDVDLSRVERLAVCGNPIQLSLFQNTEIRDLAYAGENKQKTLGVRNVKRDARMFSASEIFGEKDLPNCEVIVPPAIKHEIGADALAMMLETDFLIQSEPSLVTDYGTNAEMALKIGDRIITASAAAGPAIEGQGISSGMLASPGAICDVKPEGQYWRIMVLDREMEKQNAYLIDPITGEIKESYGYETIGITGTGVISAFSLALRSGLIEKSPKLPNGKLILGPGIEITEKDVEEAGKAIGAIRAAHMTLIVESGIKYEDLEYAYMSGASGAYVDAEDARRLGAAPGYAKKIVQFGNTSLALARELVLEKSRLDDVIAIAKKITADHLMMATSETFNNFYLCELSYWTQGMPLEMYNQMLDLYNLPPLPKTLEHVSIEKRVSKDIEEVGSGGLSILKEIGIILEVPVEKCIYCKKCVKECPENALEIVERNSQRIAKYDSQKCLGTSCRRCVSVCPEDAIDITKLKITAK, translated from the coding sequence ATGTATGGAATAGCACTTGATCTGGGTACCAGTGGTTTTAGAGCCCAGCTTATTGATCTTGAAACGAAGGAAACCTTAAAGACAGTCATAACCATGGGTCATCCCCTTCCCGGAGGGAATGTTATGGACCACCTGGACTTTGCAATTACAACAGGTGAAGATGTGGCTCACGAGGTAATCATCGAGACAATCAGGAGGATGTTCCTGCGGTTTGACGTTGACCTCTCAAGAGTGGAACGGCTTGCAGTCTGTGGAAACCCTATCCAGCTTTCCCTTTTCCAGAATACTGAGATAAGGGACCTTGCCTATGCAGGAGAAAACAAGCAGAAGACGCTTGGAGTCAGGAATGTAAAAAGAGATGCCCGTATGTTTTCTGCATCCGAAATTTTCGGGGAAAAAGACCTGCCAAACTGTGAAGTTATCGTACCCCCTGCAATCAAGCACGAAATTGGGGCTGACGCTCTGGCTATGATGCTTGAAACCGATTTCCTTATCCAATCTGAACCTTCGCTTGTCACCGATTACGGGACAAATGCCGAAATGGCTCTGAAAATAGGGGATCGAATTATCACTGCAAGCGCAGCAGCAGGACCTGCGATTGAAGGACAGGGAATAAGTTCAGGCATGCTTGCAAGCCCGGGTGCGATCTGTGATGTAAAGCCAGAGGGGCAGTACTGGAGAATTATGGTTCTTGACAGGGAGATGGAAAAACAGAATGCTTATCTCATTGATCCGATTACGGGGGAGATAAAGGAGTCCTACGGATATGAAACAATCGGGATCACAGGTACAGGAGTTATCTCGGCTTTTTCTCTTGCACTGAGAAGCGGGTTGATTGAAAAATCTCCTAAACTTCCAAACGGAAAGCTGATCCTGGGTCCCGGGATTGAGATCACTGAAAAGGATGTCGAAGAAGCAGGAAAAGCTATTGGGGCAATTCGGGCTGCTCACATGACCCTTATTGTTGAATCCGGAATCAAGTACGAAGACCTGGAGTACGCATATATGTCAGGAGCCTCAGGGGCCTATGTGGACGCTGAAGATGCCCGCAGGCTCGGAGCTGCACCGGGTTATGCAAAAAAAATTGTTCAGTTCGGAAATACTTCGCTTGCGCTTGCCAGGGAACTTGTACTGGAAAAATCCAGGCTGGATGATGTAATTGCGATTGCAAAGAAAATTACTGCCGACCACCTCATGATGGCGACCAGCGAGACTTTCAACAATTTCTACCTCTGCGAGCTTTCCTACTGGACACAGGGCATGCCACTTGAGATGTACAACCAGATGCTTGACCTCTACAACCTGCCTCCTCTCCCGAAAACTCTCGAACACGTAAGCATCGAAAAGAGAGTCAGCAAAGACATAGAAGAGGTCGGATCAGGCGGGCTTTCCATCCTCAAAGAAATTGGTATAATCCTCGAAGTCCCGGTGGAAAAGTGCATCTACTGCAAAAAATGCGTAAAAGAATGTCCGGAAAATGCTCTTGAAATCGTAGAAAGAAACAGTCAGAGAATCGCAAAGTACGACAGCCAGAAGTGCCTTGGTACAAGCTGCCGACGCTGTGTCAGTGTCTGCCCTGAAGATGCTATCGATATAACAAAACTGAAAATCACAGCTAAATAA
- a CDS encoding class I SAM-dependent methyltransferase — translation MSQYPGWYYDEFKQIGVNYTDLEEVQAYDLRMQKLRDTEYEANRIRELLKIKNTDLILEIGTGTGELALRFSAYCRKVVAIDISKTMISFAKMKAESQRKTNIHFCNAGFLTYENYDEPFDVIVTQLALHHLPDYWKMIALKRIYGMLKEGGKFYLRDVVFPSFVRNYDSYFDKIITDLKISAGDEIAEETEIHIREEFSTLDWIMEGLLKSAGFCIESVECDGFMAGYICIK, via the coding sequence ATGAGCCAGTATCCAGGCTGGTATTATGATGAGTTCAAACAAATTGGAGTAAATTATACAGATCTCGAAGAAGTACAGGCTTATGATTTACGTATGCAGAAATTAAGAGATACTGAATATGAGGCTAACCGTATTCGCGAACTTCTTAAAATAAAGAATACGGATTTAATTCTTGAGATCGGTACGGGAACAGGGGAACTGGCACTCAGGTTTTCGGCGTATTGTAGAAAAGTTGTAGCTATCGATATTTCGAAAACTATGATCTCCTTTGCAAAAATGAAGGCTGAAAGCCAGAGAAAAACAAATATACATTTTTGTAATGCCGGATTTTTAACATATGAAAACTATGATGAGCCGTTTGATGTTATTGTCACTCAGCTAGCTTTACATCACCTTCCAGACTACTGGAAAATGATAGCTCTGAAAAGAATCTACGGAATGTTAAAGGAAGGCGGAAAATTTTATTTGCGTGATGTCGTGTTCCCCTCCTTTGTCCGGAATTATGATAGTTATTTTGATAAAATCATAACTGATCTTAAGATCTCTGCAGGGGACGAAATTGCTGAAGAGACGGAAATCCACATAAGAGAAGAATTTTCAACGCTTGATTGGATTATGGAGGGTCTTCTAAAAAGTGCTGGGTTTTGTATTGAGTCTGTTGAATGTGATGGGTTTATGGCAGGTTACATTTGTATAAAATGA
- the mtbA gene encoding methylcobamide:CoM methyltransferase MtbA, which translates to MAKYTPKERLYRALRKQQVDRMPAVCFTQTATVEQMEACGAYWPEAHADAEKMATLAEAAHTVVGFEAVRVPFDITAEAEFFGCGIKAGDLKQQPSVIKPSVKNLEDLDKLKNYNLKEGRIAVVLEAVKILSEKYGKELPIIGSMIGPFSLAQHINGDAWFGNLFTGEEIVPALLDFCSDFNVAYAKAMVENGADTIAIIDPTASYELIGGEFYEKYALPYQKKIADAMKELDVATVLHICGNTTNGLGIMDKTGVNGISVDQKVDVKTATGNVKDAIIVGNLDPVAVLWNGTPEEIEEASKKVLEAGVGLLTVGCGTVSMTPTVNLQKMIECAKNHTY; encoded by the coding sequence ATGGCAAAATATACCCCAAAAGAAAGATTGTACCGTGCATTAAGAAAACAGCAGGTGGACAGGATGCCAGCTGTCTGTTTTACTCAGACTGCAACTGTTGAACAGATGGAAGCTTGTGGAGCCTACTGGCCAGAGGCCCATGCCGACGCAGAGAAAATGGCGACTCTTGCGGAAGCAGCACACACTGTAGTAGGTTTTGAAGCTGTGAGAGTTCCCTTTGACATTACGGCTGAAGCTGAATTTTTTGGCTGCGGAATAAAGGCCGGCGACCTGAAGCAGCAGCCGTCAGTGATCAAACCCAGCGTTAAGAACCTGGAAGATCTGGATAAGTTAAAGAATTACAACCTGAAAGAAGGCAGAATTGCAGTGGTCCTCGAGGCCGTCAAGATTCTCTCCGAAAAATACGGAAAAGAGCTCCCGATTATAGGGTCTATGATAGGTCCTTTCTCTCTTGCCCAGCATATTAACGGAGATGCCTGGTTCGGAAACCTTTTCACAGGAGAAGAGATTGTTCCCGCACTTCTGGACTTCTGCTCGGATTTCAATGTAGCATATGCAAAAGCGATGGTCGAAAACGGTGCAGACACCATAGCTATCATTGATCCTACAGCAAGCTATGAGCTTATTGGTGGAGAGTTCTACGAGAAGTATGCTCTTCCCTATCAGAAAAAGATAGCTGACGCAATGAAGGAACTGGATGTGGCTACAGTGCTCCACATTTGCGGGAACACGACCAACGGCCTTGGAATTATGGACAAGACTGGTGTAAACGGGATTAGCGTAGACCAGAAAGTAGACGTCAAGACCGCAACAGGTAATGTAAAAGACGCAATCATTGTCGGAAACCTTGACCCTGTAGCTGTGCTCTGGAATGGAACTCCTGAAGAGATTGAAGAAGCTTCCAAGAAGGTCCTTGAAGCAGGCGTTGGGTTACTCACTGTTGGCTGCGGGACTGTCAGTATGACTCCTACAGTCAATCTCCAAAAGATGATTGAGTGCGCAAAAAACCACACATACTAA
- a CDS encoding methyltransferase cognate corrinoid protein, producing MANQEIFDKLRDAIVSQNIAGTAQLCKEALAAGIPALDIITKGLSVGMKIVGDKFEAAEIFLPQIMMSGKAMSNAMEVLTPELEKSKKEGEEAGLAITFVAEGDIHDIGHRLVTTMLGANGFQIVDMGVDVLNEDVVEEAAKHKGEKVLLVGSALMTTSMLGQKDLMDRLREEDLRDSVKCMFGGAPVSDKWISEIGADATAENAAEAAKVALEVMK from the coding sequence ATGGCAAATCAAGAAATTTTTGATAAATTACGCGACGCAATTGTAAGTCAAAACATTGCGGGTACTGCACAGCTATGCAAGGAGGCTCTAGCTGCAGGAATTCCGGCACTTGATATTATTACGAAGGGCCTTTCCGTCGGAATGAAAATCGTCGGTGACAAATTCGAAGCCGCCGAGATTTTCCTGCCTCAGATCATGATGTCTGGAAAAGCAATGAGCAATGCAATGGAAGTCCTTACCCCCGAACTTGAAAAGAGCAAGAAAGAAGGAGAAGAAGCTGGACTTGCAATTACTTTTGTTGCAGAAGGAGATATTCACGACATTGGTCACAGGCTTGTTACCACCATGCTTGGAGCAAACGGGTTCCAGATCGTTGACATGGGAGTTGACGTCCTGAATGAAGACGTCGTAGAAGAAGCTGCAAAGCACAAAGGAGAAAAAGTCCTCTTAGTAGGTTCAGCCCTTATGACTACATCCATGCTTGGCCAGAAAGACCTGATGGACAGGCTTAGAGAAGAAGACCTCAGGGACAGTGTAAAGTGCATGTTCGGAGGAGCTCCTGTATCTGATAAATGGATTTCCGAAATTGGAGCGGATGCAACTGCAGAAAACGCTGCCGAAGCTGCAAAAGTTGCACTTGAGGTTATGAAATAA
- a CDS encoding methyltransferase cognate corrinoid protein, with the protein MANQEIFDKLRDAIVNQNVAGIAQLTQEALDAGIPALDIITKGLSVGMKIVGDKFEAAEIFLPQIMMSGKAMSNAMEVLTPELEKNKKEGEEAGLAITFVAEGDIHDIGHRLVTTMLGANGFQIVDMGVDVLNENVVEEAAKHKGEKVLLVGSALMTTSMLGQKDLMDRLREENLRDSVKCMFGGAPVSDKWISEIGADATAENAAEAAKVALEVMK; encoded by the coding sequence ATGGCAAATCAAGAGATTTTTGATAAGTTACGCGACGCGATCGTAAATCAGAACGTCGCAGGCATTGCGCAATTAACTCAGGAAGCCCTTGACGCAGGGATTCCGGCACTTGATATTATTACAAAGGGCCTTTCCGTCGGAATGAAAATTGTCGGTGACAAGTTCGAAGCCGCCGAGATTTTCCTGCCTCAGATCATGATGTCTGGAAAAGCAATGAGCAATGCAATGGAAGTCCTTACCCCCGAACTTGAAAAGAACAAGAAAGAAGGAGAAGAAGCAGGACTTGCAATTACTTTTGTTGCAGAAGGAGATATTCATGACATTGGTCACAGGCTTGTTACCACCATGCTAGGAGCAAACGGGTTCCAGATCGTTGACATGGGAGTTGACGTCCTGAATGAAAACGTTGTAGAAGAGGCTGCAAAGCACAAAGGAGAAAAAGTCCTCTTAGTAGGCTCAGCCCTTATGACCACCTCTATGCTCGGTCAGAAAGACCTGATGGACAGGCTTAGAGAAGAAAACCTCAGGGACAGTGTAAAGTGCATGTTCGGAGGGGCTCCTGTATCTGATAAATGGATTTCCGAAATTGGAGCAGATGCAACTGCGGAAAATGCTGCCGAAGCTGCAAAAGTTGCACTTGAGGTTATGAAATAA
- a CDS encoding APC family permease, with protein MPEHESAGLVKTLRPFHVWALGVGIVLVGEYMGWNFTIAKGGVLGSLLAMLVAGTMYVIISLCASELGSATKLAGGPYDWARLFIGPGAAASVGLAVYMEYIALEAADAIVVACIAQSIFPGLQVFPVTLLVIALLTFINYRGVVAALTLNFVLTMIAFIAILAFFFSTAFGLVDIHPEYLFQGALPNGMIGLFAALQFGPWFYLGIEGAAMCAEECKHPSRAVPLGQQAGMITLLIGAAMTLYLCTVLIPTDLLGVSVYPLFEAAKNSGIFIFVALLGLGTFLTCVASANGCVCDSSRSWFALSRDNYVSSWFSAVHPKYNTPYRAVIFTMPVAIGFAFSGFLDQVITFSIISGLLCYVLIPFSLIRFRKLFPQTTREVRPFVGPLQPYISYFAIAIAITILSTLFWGYKYNLIFAFVFYGISYFYFSHRHKNSNIENNWAEMGWPLPKGLENGRIKKEAKNIGDE; from the coding sequence ATGCCTGAACATGAGTCTGCCGGCTTGGTAAAAACTCTGCGCCCTTTCCATGTATGGGCTCTAGGAGTTGGTATTGTGCTGGTCGGAGAATATATGGGCTGGAACTTTACCATTGCAAAAGGCGGAGTTCTCGGGTCTTTGCTTGCCATGCTGGTTGCAGGAACAATGTATGTTATAATCTCCCTCTGTGCCAGTGAACTCGGATCAGCAACCAAACTTGCAGGAGGACCCTATGACTGGGCAAGATTATTCATCGGGCCCGGGGCGGCTGCCAGTGTAGGACTTGCAGTTTATATGGAATATATAGCCCTTGAAGCGGCAGATGCTATTGTTGTCGCTTGCATCGCACAGAGCATCTTTCCAGGACTGCAGGTTTTTCCTGTGACTTTGCTTGTTATTGCTCTTCTGACCTTTATAAACTACCGTGGTGTTGTTGCGGCTTTAACTCTTAACTTTGTCCTTACCATGATAGCTTTTATTGCGATATTGGCCTTCTTCTTCTCAACTGCTTTTGGATTAGTAGATATTCACCCTGAGTACCTTTTTCAGGGCGCCCTACCAAACGGCATGATAGGCCTCTTTGCAGCCTTACAGTTCGGACCATGGTTCTATTTAGGGATAGAAGGAGCCGCAATGTGCGCAGAAGAGTGCAAACATCCGTCAAGAGCCGTGCCTCTTGGACAACAAGCCGGGATGATTACTCTACTTATAGGAGCGGCAATGACCCTCTATCTATGTACAGTTCTGATTCCTACAGACCTTCTCGGAGTTTCTGTGTATCCACTTTTTGAGGCTGCAAAAAACAGTGGGATTTTTATCTTTGTTGCCCTGCTTGGACTCGGGACATTTCTGACCTGTGTTGCCAGTGCAAACGGCTGCGTCTGTGACTCCTCACGTTCCTGGTTTGCACTCTCAAGAGACAATTACGTTTCTTCCTGGTTCTCTGCAGTACACCCGAAGTATAATACTCCGTACAGAGCAGTAATCTTCACAATGCCTGTTGCAATTGGTTTTGCGTTCAGTGGCTTCCTTGACCAGGTAATTACCTTCTCAATTATTTCGGGACTGCTCTGCTACGTGCTGATTCCTTTCTCCCTGATTCGCTTCAGGAAACTCTTCCCGCAGACTACAAGAGAAGTCAGGCCTTTTGTGGGTCCTCTTCAGCCATATATTTCTTACTTTGCAATTGCAATCGCAATTACTATTCTTTCAACGCTGTTCTGGGGCTACAAGTATAACCTGATTTTCGCTTTTGTGTTCTATGGAATTTCATACTTCTATTTCAGCCACAGGCACAAGAACTCAAACATCGAAAATAACTGGGCTGAAATGGGCTGGCCTTTACCCAAAGGCCTGGAAAACGGAAGAATCAAAAAGGAGGCGAAGAACATTGGAGACGAATAA
- a CDS encoding efflux RND transporter permease subunit encodes MAEKNIISEVFDILFIFVLAFACVVIPTVLQGAVLVSWEEGGAGIGFVWDPVGFFSFLLVIVAFFVVILYHSVKNYKY; translated from the coding sequence ATGGCAGAAAAGAACATTATTTCAGAAGTCTTTGACATCTTGTTTATTTTCGTGCTTGCCTTTGCCTGTGTGGTAATTCCTACAGTGCTCCAGGGAGCAGTACTAGTTTCCTGGGAAGAAGGAGGAGCAGGAATAGGCTTTGTTTGGGACCCTGTTGGTTTCTTCAGCTTCTTGCTGGTAATAGTTGCTTTCTTTGTTGTGATTCTATATCACTCGGTAAAGAACTATAAATATTGA
- a CDS encoding AAA family ATPase gives MQDLWTLKYRAGTLKEMLGNEHAVATLSEFIQSGTLPHLIFYGPENSGKTTAALALARQLYGHTWKNNFTYFNASDFFDQGKRYLVRDKRFVRFLGTDDPKKIYKSVIDIFKEIINEYAGMASLDSDYKLIYIDNAESLNSDAQHALRRIMEKYSATCRFILSTTKPSKLIAPLRSRGLQIFFTYVPNSVLRTYLEKIGRAEDLQLSEGAFDAILYSAKGNVAKAVQTLQLVSLIAHGSAITEEMVYEATLGRDQSIDNLLSVSLAGDFSRGRQLLDEMIVEKGLLGVEILEGLSEALAESGETDTDIARIVVKISEADARLKDAANERIQLEKLISSLS, from the coding sequence ATGCAGGATCTCTGGACTTTGAAATACAGGGCAGGTACCCTGAAGGAAATGCTTGGAAATGAGCATGCTGTAGCCACGCTTTCTGAATTTATCCAGTCCGGGACTCTTCCTCACCTTATTTTTTACGGGCCTGAAAATTCTGGAAAAACGACAGCAGCTCTTGCTCTTGCCAGGCAGCTCTATGGGCATACCTGGAAAAACAATTTTACATACTTCAATGCTTCGGATTTTTTTGACCAGGGAAAACGCTATCTCGTCCGAGACAAACGTTTTGTGCGTTTCCTGGGCACCGATGACCCAAAGAAAATTTATAAAAGTGTAATCGACATTTTCAAGGAAATTATCAATGAGTATGCTGGAATGGCTTCACTTGATTCTGATTACAAGTTAATCTACATCGACAATGCCGAGTCCCTGAATTCTGACGCACAGCATGCTCTAAGGCGAATAATGGAAAAGTACAGTGCAACATGCAGGTTTATTCTTTCCACTACTAAACCTTCCAAACTTATTGCTCCGCTTCGCTCAAGAGGCCTTCAAATTTTTTTCACATATGTTCCGAACTCGGTTCTGAGAACTTATCTTGAGAAAATTGGCCGTGCTGAGGATTTACAGCTTTCGGAAGGCGCATTTGATGCAATCCTTTATTCTGCGAAGGGAAATGTTGCAAAAGCGGTGCAAACTCTACAGCTTGTTTCCTTGATTGCACACGGTTCAGCTATTACTGAAGAAATGGTGTATGAGGCTACTCTGGGCAGGGATCAAAGTATTGACAATTTGCTTTCTGTGTCTCTTGCTGGAGATTTTTCCAGAGGAAGGCAGCTTCTAGATGAGATGATAGTTGAGAAAGGGCTTTTAGGTGTCGAGATTCTTGAAGGGCTTTCCGAAGCTCTTGCAGAGTCAGGAGAAACAGACACAGACATTGCTCGGATTGTTGTAAAAATTTCCGAAGCCGATGCTCGTCTTAAGGATGCTGCCAATGAGAGAATTCAACTTGAGAAATTGATCTCTTCTCTTTCCTAA
- a CDS encoding preprotein translocase subunit SecD produces the protein MSDKKSLLKNPRVIIFIILLLGSIVAIHPGYTPGNGTTSHLNFGLDLEGGSWLQIKLEGALAQVDVDSGKLVSGIVEPIIGAPIEITKNNLEVGGSAEKSVTFTTSATVSASQLEYLGTVSVDKLSGSTTQVTISDTSKESLIQAYLSKALDAEVVPMSTENGIVYEIRTAVTEQQLESLLEKVGGSIHKNEDGTSTYKEGVSTDTRDLTKEILSDKLNSLGIKDIPVRTVGDEYILIDFAGIDLTTAKEIAEKPGKFEIRIQTTGNETEHVLYGDSIVSVGVPSFHDEQWHTPFTLDDDGARTLQKVALDTGAIDNPDAHYLKMYLDGVEIYGAPLSSSAAEKLREGPIYSWEASTGTDEAAKSEATALQVHLRAGALPVNVKLVGSGHVDAGLGSQFKTSALVIGLISLLGVAAVVYFKYRRPEILIPMVGTSTSEVIMILGVAALIGWQLDLASIAGVIASIGTGIDHLVIITDEVLAEGKLPPTRVFKSRISKAFTIILGAASTNIIALSPLVVMGFGTLKGFAITTIIGVFIGVIFARPVYGVVIKELLHVDENGTASVTE, from the coding sequence ATGAGTGACAAAAAAAGCCTTCTTAAAAATCCAAGAGTCATTATTTTCATTATACTACTTCTTGGTTCTATAGTGGCTATTCACCCAGGGTATACTCCTGGAAACGGGACAACTTCTCATCTGAATTTTGGACTTGATCTGGAAGGTGGATCCTGGCTCCAGATAAAATTGGAAGGAGCACTTGCCCAGGTAGATGTGGATTCCGGAAAATTAGTTAGCGGAATTGTAGAACCTATAATTGGAGCTCCTATCGAGATCACGAAAAACAACCTTGAAGTTGGAGGCTCTGCCGAGAAATCTGTCACCTTTACAACATCAGCGACTGTTAGCGCATCCCAGCTTGAGTATCTGGGCACAGTAAGTGTAGACAAACTGAGTGGGAGTACAACTCAAGTAACTATTTCTGATACCAGTAAGGAGAGCCTCATCCAGGCTTACCTTTCAAAAGCCCTTGATGCAGAAGTAGTTCCCATGAGTACTGAGAATGGAATTGTTTACGAAATCAGGACTGCGGTCACTGAACAACAGCTCGAGTCTCTACTGGAAAAGGTCGGAGGTTCTATCCACAAGAACGAAGATGGGACTTCAACTTACAAAGAAGGAGTAAGCACCGATACCAGAGACCTGACAAAGGAAATTCTCAGTGATAAGTTGAACTCTCTGGGTATCAAAGATATTCCTGTAAGAACCGTAGGGGACGAATATATCCTTATTGATTTTGCAGGTATTGATCTGACAACTGCCAAGGAAATAGCTGAAAAACCCGGAAAGTTTGAGATCCGGATTCAGACAACTGGAAACGAAACCGAACATGTCCTTTACGGCGATTCAATTGTAAGTGTAGGAGTCCCAAGTTTCCATGATGAACAGTGGCATACTCCTTTTACCCTGGATGATGACGGAGCTCGGACACTCCAGAAAGTTGCTCTCGACACCGGAGCAATTGACAACCCGGATGCCCATTACTTGAAGATGTATCTTGACGGAGTTGAAATCTATGGAGCTCCTTTGAGCTCGTCTGCAGCTGAAAAACTGCGAGAAGGTCCTATATATTCCTGGGAAGCTTCTACGGGTACGGATGAGGCTGCCAAAAGCGAAGCTACAGCACTTCAGGTTCACCTTCGAGCAGGAGCTCTTCCTGTCAATGTGAAACTTGTAGGTTCAGGGCATGTGGACGCAGGTCTTGGATCGCAGTTCAAAACCTCAGCTCTGGTTATAGGTTTGATTTCCCTACTTGGGGTGGCAGCCGTGGTTTACTTCAAGTACAGAAGGCCTGAAATCCTGATACCCATGGTCGGAACTTCTACCAGTGAAGTTATCATGATCCTCGGAGTTGCAGCACTGATTGGATGGCAGCTTGATCTGGCGTCAATTGCAGGTGTTATTGCCTCCATAGGTACTGGAATTGACCACCTTGTAATCATCACAGATGAGGTGCTTGCCGAAGGTAAACTCCCGCCAACAAGGGTCTTCAAGTCCAGAATATCAAAGGCTTTTACAATTATTTTAGGGGCAGCCTCCACAAATATAATTGCCCTGTCTCCTCTGGTTGTAATGGGCTTTGGTACTTTGAAAGGTTTTGCAATTACTACTATCATTGGTGTCTTTATAGGTGTGATTTTTGCAAGACCAGTTTATGGTGTAGTAATCAAAGAACTTCTGCACGTAGATGAAAATGGAACCGCAAGTGTAACTGAGTAA
- a CDS encoding protein translocase subunit SecF encodes MATGLAEILDNFVKSHSDRQLLALPLAILAVSLAILLVSFVSSGSPVKLGMDFQGGTQISLETTDSPAVLEKMYSSYPLTDVRQTGSRVIMQFGIMDDEQQHQLEKDVASHNYSNLQIQQVGPIYGKTLQVQALQALCISFIGMAIVVFLLFRTFIPSFAVILSAFSDIMIAAAFMRVAGIELSLGTLAALLMLIGYSVDSDILLTNRVIKRRGTIEEKVSKAMHTGITMTTTTLAALASMYVISTFSYLVIPSFTQITLLSQISIVLIAGLFADMMNTWLLNTGILRWYAMKPEFRGRYNR; translated from the coding sequence ATGGCAACAGGTTTGGCCGAAATTTTAGATAATTTCGTGAAAAGTCACAGTGACCGCCAGTTGCTGGCCCTTCCCCTCGCGATACTTGCAGTTTCTTTAGCAATACTGCTAGTTTCCTTTGTGAGTAGTGGATCGCCGGTAAAACTGGGAATGGATTTCCAGGGCGGTACTCAGATTTCGTTAGAAACGACTGATTCTCCTGCTGTACTTGAAAAAATGTATTCTTCTTACCCCCTCACCGATGTCCGGCAGACCGGAAGCAGGGTTATCATGCAGTTTGGGATCATGGATGATGAGCAACAGCATCAGCTTGAAAAGGATGTTGCGAGCCATAACTATTCCAATTTGCAGATTCAGCAGGTTGGGCCTATTTACGGCAAGACTCTGCAGGTACAGGCTCTGCAGGCCCTTTGTATTTCCTTTATAGGAATGGCAATTGTGGTATTTCTGCTCTTCAGGACCTTTATTCCTTCTTTTGCAGTGATACTTTCTGCATTTTCAGACATCATGATTGCAGCTGCTTTCATGAGGGTTGCAGGGATTGAACTTTCCCTTGGAACACTTGCGGCTTTGCTTATGCTTATCGGTTATTCTGTAGACAGTGATATCCTGCTCACAAACAGAGTAATTAAACGCCGGGGCACGATAGAAGAGAAAGTCTCCAAGGCTATGCATACAGGTATAACCATGACCACTACAACCCTTGCAGCGCTTGCATCTATGTACGTAATCTCAACTTTCTCTTATCTGGTCATTCCCTCATTCACACAGATTACTCTGCTTTCTCAGATATCAATCGTGTTGATTGCGGGACTTTTTGCAGACATGATGAACACCTGGCTCCTGAATACGGGAATTTTACGATGGTATGCGATGAAACCCGAATTCAGAGGGAGGTATAACAGATGA
- a CDS encoding cytidine/deoxycytidylate deaminase family protein, with amino-acid sequence MTQRPSLDEYFLEIAFVVGKRATCLRKNVGAVIVRDKRILATGYNGAPSGMNHCLEIGCIRDLEKIPSGTRQEKCRAVHAEQNAIIQAAIHGVSIAGATIYCTHQPCILCAKMIINSNIKRVVYANLYPDTDSLEFFRDADVKVEYIPFKLKSETLPLELKSETSSGN; translated from the coding sequence ATGACCCAAAGACCTTCACTTGATGAATACTTTCTTGAAATCGCCTTTGTAGTAGGCAAGCGCGCTACCTGCCTCCGAAAGAACGTGGGGGCTGTCATCGTCCGTGATAAACGCATCCTTGCAACCGGATATAACGGGGCACCCAGCGGCATGAACCACTGTCTTGAAATCGGGTGTATAAGGGATCTGGAAAAGATTCCTTCAGGTACAAGACAGGAAAAGTGCAGAGCAGTGCATGCTGAACAGAATGCGATTATCCAGGCTGCAATCCATGGAGTAAGCATAGCAGGAGCAACCATCTACTGTACACACCAGCCCTGTATTCTTTGCGCGAAAATGATTATCAACTCGAACATCAAAAGAGTAGTATACGCAAATCTCTATCCAGACACCGATTCACTTGAGTTTTTCAGGGATGCTGATGTGAAAGTTGAGTATATACCTTTTAAGCTAAAAAGCGAGACTTTACCTCTTGAGCTAAAAAGCGAGACTTCAAGTGGGAACTAA